In Zingiber officinale cultivar Zhangliang chromosome 1A, Zo_v1.1, whole genome shotgun sequence, a genomic segment contains:
- the LOC121997713 gene encoding uncharacterized protein LOC121997713, with protein sequence MWIREHLYFNGFSKNYLNWIWHGEAAEKDRLNSSVNQEPTDNCHDDFETVNLCEAAYDNHTKNPEAFMKFLEEAEKPLYKGCKRYTKLSALVKLYNTKERHGMSDALFSDLLADFGDMLPDNHNLPSSIYEAKKTLSCLALSLEKIHACSNDCILYRKQYKDCVSCPKCGLSRWKLTKKNVEKKGVPAKVVWYFPPIPRFKRMFKSLETSRNLTWHADSTRVVGQLRHPVDSPSWKLVDHMWPDFGSEARNIRLALAADGINPHNNLSSRYSCWPIMLATYNLPPDMCMKRKFIMLTMLISGPKQPANDIDVYLEVLVDDLQLLWEGVDGFYDTYRREVFTLKAVLLWTINDFPAYGNLSGCTTHGYYACPICGEDTYAKHLPNGKKMSFAGHRRFLPRFHPYQRQIKEFNGMEELGEAGRPLSGIKLFDKLSDITCEFGKKTSGKTKDNVAARLDMVQMGIRPQLAPKIGEKRTYLPSAACSFTKNERLQVAAEIDSCNGGMTSSLRWLAHGPRVRVLKCDSYVINGNLYQTKERDDEKVCQNSGVSLLANTMLVCSAKDKNPVLENVTFYGVIEEIWELDYHQFQVPLFKCAWVSNDKGI encoded by the exons ATGTGGATTCGGGAGCATCTTTACTTCAATGGTTTcagtaaaaattatttgaattggattTGGCATGGTGAGGCTGCGGAGAAGGATAGATTAAATTCGAGTGTCAACCAAGAGCCAACTGATAATTGTCATGATGATTTTGAAACTGTTAATTTGTGTGAGGCAGCGTATGATAACCATACAAAAAATCCAGAAGCATTTATGAAGTTTTTGGAGGAAGCAGAGAAGCCACTGTATAAGGGATGCAAACGTTACACAAAGTTGAGTGCACTTGTAAAATTATACAATACCAAAGAAAGGCATGGGAtgagtgatgctctattttcagATCTACTAGCAGATTTTGGGGACATGCTGCCAGATAACCACAATCTGCCATCGTCAATTTATGAAGCAAAGAAGACGTTGAGTTGTTTGGCTTTGAGTCTTGAAAAGATTCATGCTTGTTCCAATGATTGCATCCTTTATAGGAAACAATATAAAGACTGCGTAAGCTGCCCGAAATGTGGCTTATCAAGATGGAAGCTAACCAAGAAAAATGTTGAGAAGAAAGGTGTTCCTGCGAAAGTGGTTTGGTATTTCCCTCCCATACCAAGATTTAagcgcatgtttaaatctttagaaACTTCCAGAAATTTAACATGGCATGCAGATAGCACAAGAGTTGTTGGTCAGTTACGCCATCCAGTTGATTCACCGTCATGGAAATTGGTGGATCATATGTGGCCCGACTTTGGAAGTGAGGCAAGAAATATTCGCCTGGCACTTGCAGCCGATGGAATTAATCCTCACAACAATCTTAGTAGTCGCTACAGTTGCTGGCCAATCATGCTGGCCACATATAATTTGCCTCCAGACATGTGCATGAAAAGGAAATTCATCATGCTAACGATGCTCATTTCAGGGCCGAAACAGCCTGCAAACGATATCGACGTCTACCTTGAGGTTCTGGTTGATGATTTGCAGCTCTTGTGGGAAGGAGTTGATGGATTTTATGATACTTATCGAAGGGAGGTTTTCACTCTTAAAGCAGTTCTTTTATGGACCATCAACGACTTTCCTGCATATGGTAACCTTAGTGGATGTACTACACATGGTTATTACGCATGCCCAATTTGTGGTGAGGATACTTATGCAAAGCACTTACCAAATGGGAAGAAAATGTCATTTGCTGGGCATAGACGATTCCTACCACGATTTCATCCATATCAGAGGCAAATAAAGGAGTTTAATGGCATGGAGGAACTTGGTGAAGCAGGTAGGCCATTATCTGGAATTAAGTTGTTTGACAAGCTTTCAGACATAACATGTGAGTTTGGAAAGAAAACAAGT GGAAAAACCAAGGACAATGTGGCAGCTAGGTTGGACATGGTTCAGATGGGAATTAGGCCTCAATTGGCTCCTAAAATTGGTGAGAAAAGAACATATCTACCTTCTGCAGCATGCTCATTCACAAAAAATGAGAGATTACAA GTGGCTGCTGAAATCGATAGTTGCAATGGTGGAATGACATCGTCATTGAGATGGCTGGCCCATGGACCACGTGTGCGAGTCTTAAAGTGTGATAGCTATGTCATAAATGGCAATTTATACCAAACAAAAGAGCGGGATGATGAGAAAGTTTGTCAAAACAGTGGTGTTTCTCTACTTGCCAACACGATGCTTGTTTGTAGTGCCAAAGATAAGAATCCCGTGTTAGAGAATGTGACtttttatggagttattgaaGAGATATGGGAACTAGACTATCATCAATTTCAAGTTCCTCTTTTCAAGTGCGCATGGGTATCAAATGACAAAGGAATATAA